A segment of the Lolium perenne isolate Kyuss_39 chromosome 3, Kyuss_2.0, whole genome shotgun sequence genome:
ACTCAATCCATGTGTACAGTAGCTAGCTATAACACGAATGCTACACGCTTTCCTTCCATTCAATCAAATCAAAGACTCCAGAAGAGCCCAAACTTTGTTTAACCATTATTTTTGCGGTGCCTTACTTGTCCATGGCAACAACTCGCATATATAATCTCCTTCACATAGAGGGTTGCTTCCGGCGATGGTAGCCCTTTGGTGATGACGACAGGAAGAGCGGGGTAAGGGGATTAGGAGGgcagtcaattcagttgcacccttGAAATAGACTAGCTAATTTTCTGGGTTTACCTTTTCAGATCTGCTAGTTCTTAGTCAAGTTCTACACGGTCCGATTGCACCGTTCGTGCTCATATGAGTTGCAATTTGGATTGCTAAGTTTTATTTTTTAAAGTGGGGTTACATCTGAAAATAATTAAAGTGCACGTGGAGATCCAACTAAGAAAAAATAATCCAAACCGTTAGATTTACTTTATGATTCCTGCTAGTAATCAGTTGCAACATGGGTTGCAACTAAAATTTGATAGTGGCATCTGAATGAGAACTAATTCGACTAACAATTAGTTACACCCTTAATTTTTTTTTGGAAGATGACTAGCTAAATTGAAATGACACAACTAATTCTTGGTTAACCTAGAATTAGCTTAATTCCTGGTTACCTAATTTTATGTGTAATTCACGTGCATATGCAATTATACATACATGTGCACGTTCATGTGTAATTCTCGTATAGATGAATCAAGATGCAAATCTAATGGTTAACCTATAACTAACTTAATTCTCGTTTAACCTAAAATTAGCAAATGGGAAATTGAAATTTAGTTTACATATATGCTGATGGTGAGATCATTCAGCACGGTCTTTAGGGTAGAAGAAAGCTGCCTTGACGTGCACCAAACCTCTCTGCACCTAAACCCTAAGCTAGCCACTTATATAAAGGACACAAAGGCTAAGCTAGCTCACTCACACGACAACACTTCACTCCACCGGCTTAAACAAACGCAAAAGAAATGGAGGTCGTGTCATGGTGGGTTCTAGGCTTCCTCGGCAAGTACCCGGCAGAGATCATGGCGTCGCTTGCTTGCGTCGTCCTGATGCTCTTCAGGTGTCACCGGCGGGACGGGCTGCCGACGAACTGGCCGGTGGTGGGCGCGATGCCGGCGATCACCGTGAACGCCGGGCGCGTCCACGACTGGCTCACGGAGTTCCTGCGCGCGGCGCCCGGGATGTCGCACGTCATCAGGGGGCCCTTGGGTTCGCCGATCGACGTCCTCGTGACGGCCAACCCGGAGGACGTGGCGTACATCTTCACCGCCAACTTCGGCAACTACCCCAAGGGCGAGGAGTTCGCCGTCCTCTTCGACGTGCTCGGCGACGGCATCTTCAACGCCGACGGCGAGTCGTGGGCGTTCCAGCGGCGCAAGGCGCACGCGCTCCTGTCGGACGGGAATTTCCGCGCCACCGTCGCCGTGAGCACCGCGCGCAAGCTCCACAACGGGCTCGTGCCGCTCCTGGACGGGTTCGTTTCCGCTGGCGCCGTTGTGGACATGCAGGACGTGTTCATGCGCCTCACGTTCGACCTCACGGCGATGTTCGTGTTCGGCGTCGACCCCGGCTGCCTTGCTGCCGACTTCCCGCGAGTCCCCTTTGCCGCGGCCATGGATGACGCCGAGGAGGTGCTGTTCTACCGGCACGTGACGCCCATTGCGTGGCTGAGGGTCCAGACCTACCTAAACATCGGCCACCACAAGAAGATGAACCAGGCTCGGCAGGTGCTCGACGCGTCTATCGCCGAGTTCGTCTCGCTCCGGCGAGAGCGCGCGGCCGGTGCCGACGCCACCGGAGGCGAGACCGACGACGGCGCCGACCTGCTCACGTTGTACCTGGCGTGCCAAGCGGAGGTCGGCAAGGAAGGCGCCGAGTTCGACCGGTTCTTACGTGACACGACGCTTAACCTCATGATCGCCGGCCGTGACACGACGAGCTCCGCACTGACATGGTTCTTCTGGCTGATCTCAAACCACCCCGACGTCGAGGAAAAGATCCTCGCCGAGCTCCACGAGCACCCGCCGTCTGGCCAGCACCGCAATACCGCCGAGCTGAAGCGACTGGTCTACCTGCACGCCGCGTTGTCGGAGTCGCTCAGGCTGTACCCACCAGTGCCGTTCGAGCACAAGGCGGCAGTGCGCCCGGACACGCTTCCGAGCGGCGTGGCCGTGGGGACGACGCGGCGGGTGATCGTGTCTTTGTACTCGATGGGCCGCATGGAGTCGGTGTGGGGCAAGGACTGTCTGGAGTTTCGGCCGGAGCGATGGCTGAACAAGGCGGGGCGGCTCCGGCACCAGCCGTCGTACAAGTTCGTGGCGTTCAACGTGGGGCCCCGTACGTGCCTCGGCAGGGAACTGGCGTTCTCGCAGATGAAAGCTGTTGTTGCTGCCGTCGTCCCCAGGTTCCGGATGGAGGTCGCCGGCACCGAGGCGATACCCAAGCTGTCCATCATACTCCACATGAAGGATGGGCTCAAGGTGAGGGTGCGCAACAGACAAGACGATGCTAGCTAGGGCAACGTACGTACGCTTCCAACTCTAACGCGCATACGCATACAATATATATGAAAATCACACATATATATTTACATGTACATTTTGAGTGGTATATATATGGATGCGATATTGTCATATATATGTCGACTACTCTAGATCCTACTATGTGACTGTCTGTCTGAATCTGTGAATATATGGACAAGATGTTTCTGCACCCCCCTGCATATACACCCTTTGTTTAAAATGCTTTTAAAACTTATTTTAAAATATATTAAATAAATACAAGAAAATATCACTTGTATATCTTAACGTGTTACATGCTCGCAAAGTTGTTCTACCAAAACCCAATATATGTTTTGTGCCTTTGTATTTTAAACACATGGTACAAAAAAAATTGATTTTATGTGAAACTTGACATGTGCACATAGAACATGTCTCTCTAGATGCTACATGCGAAAAA
Coding sequences within it:
- the LOC127341603 gene encoding alkane hydroxylase MAH1-like gives rise to the protein MEVVSWWVLGFLGKYPAEIMASLACVVLMLFRCHRRDGLPTNWPVVGAMPAITVNAGRVHDWLTEFLRAAPGMSHVIRGPLGSPIDVLVTANPEDVAYIFTANFGNYPKGEEFAVLFDVLGDGIFNADGESWAFQRRKAHALLSDGNFRATVAVSTARKLHNGLVPLLDGFVSAGAVVDMQDVFMRLTFDLTAMFVFGVDPGCLAADFPRVPFAAAMDDAEEVLFYRHVTPIAWLRVQTYLNIGHHKKMNQARQVLDASIAEFVSLRRERAAGADATGGETDDGADLLTLYLACQAEVGKEGAEFDRFLRDTTLNLMIAGRDTTSSALTWFFWLISNHPDVEEKILAELHEHPPSGQHRNTAELKRLVYLHAALSESLRLYPPVPFEHKAAVRPDTLPSGVAVGTTRRVIVSLYSMGRMESVWGKDCLEFRPERWLNKAGRLRHQPSYKFVAFNVGPRTCLGRELAFSQMKAVVAAVVPRFRMEVAGTEAIPKLSIILHMKDGLKVRVRNRQDDAS